One Syntrophorhabdaceae bacterium genomic region harbors:
- a CDS encoding radical SAM protein, protein MAERFKYIYGPVPSWRVGSSLGIDLLSQADKICSFDCIYCQLGKTDIHTKERKIFIPEEYVIKEIEMLPNDIDIDYITLSGRGEPTLAMNLGEVIKAIKKIRSEKVAVITNSTLIDDSHVQEELSYADFIIAKIDAGSEDLFHRINKPVKGIDFAHIVDGLKEFKKGFLGKLAIQIMFIKENVPYVDDLADMARAIDPHEIQINTPLRPCGVKPLDPDEISSLKEHFKGLNTITVYESEKKQIKPISHKDTLKRRGKI, encoded by the coding sequence ATGGCAGAAAGATTTAAATATATCTACGGGCCTGTTCCATCGTGGAGGGTAGGTAGTTCTCTGGGTATAGACCTTTTAAGCCAGGCCGACAAGATATGCAGCTTTGACTGTATATACTGTCAGCTTGGAAAGACAGATATACATACAAAAGAGAGGAAAATCTTTATCCCTGAGGAATATGTAATAAAGGAGATAGAAATGCTTCCCAATGATATAGACATAGATTACATAACCCTATCGGGAAGAGGCGAACCTACGTTGGCTATGAATTTAGGTGAAGTAATTAAGGCCATAAAAAAGATAAGAAGCGAAAAGGTTGCTGTTATTACAAATTCGACACTTATAGATGATAGCCATGTTCAAGAGGAACTATCTTATGCCGATTTTATCATCGCCAAAATAGATGCAGGCTCTGAAGATCTTTTTCATAGAATAAACAAACCCGTTAAAGGCATAGATTTTGCTCACATTGTTGACGGATTAAAAGAATTTAAAAAAGGGTTTCTGGGAAAGCTTGCTATCCAGATCATGTTTATAAAAGAAAATGTGCCGTATGTGGATGATTTGGCAGACATGGCAAGGGCGATAGACCCCCATGAAATCCAGATCAATACGCCACTTAGGCCTTGTGGTGTTAAACCATTAGACCCCGATGAGATTTCTTCTTTAAAAGAACACTTTAAGGGACTCAATACAATCACGGTGTATGAGAGTGAGAAAAAACAGATAAAGCCCATAAGCCATAAAGATACCCTGAAAAGAAGAGGTAAGATATAA
- a CDS encoding NAD(P)H-dependent oxidoreductase — protein MKNVLIVYHTQTNNTKKLAEAVKKGVDDTEDIIGVFKKASEAVAEDIRRCNAIIICSPEYFGYMAGAIKDLFDRTYEELKDDKKVYKKPYAIVISAGNDGTGALNHIERICKGYRFKMAQKPIICKGRVSAEALKGCYELGRTIAEGVNAGIF, from the coding sequence ATGAAAAATGTTTTGATTGTATATCACACTCAGACAAATAATACTAAAAAACTTGCCGAGGCAGTAAAAAAGGGTGTGGATGACACAGAGGATATAATAGGGGTTTTTAAAAAGGCATCAGAAGCCGTGGCAGAGGATATTAGAAGATGTAATGCTATAATCATTTGTTCACCGGAATATTTTGGTTATATGGCAGGGGCAATAAAGGATCTATTTGATAGGACATACGAAGAATTAAAAGATGATAAAAAGGTATACAAAAAACCATATGCAATAGTGATAAGCGCTGGAAATGACGGCACAGGCGCATTGAATCATATAGAGAGGATATGTAAGGGTTATAGATTTAAAATGGCGCAAAAGCCCATTATATGTAAAGGCAGGGTCTCTGCTGAGGCACTGAAAGGTTGTTATGAACTCGGTAGAACCATTGCAGAGGGTGTAAACGCAGGGATATTTTAA
- a CDS encoding arsenate reductase ArsC → MDKKKILFVCVHNSARSQMAEAFVNHLFGDSFIAESAGLEPGILNPIVVEAMKEIGIDISKNKTKSVFDFYKKGNLYNYVITVCDESSAEQCPLFPGITKRIHWSFEDPASFTGTHEERLIRTREVRDQIKKKVEEFFSKET, encoded by the coding sequence ATGGACAAGAAAAAGATCCTCTTTGTTTGTGTGCACAACAGCGCAAGGAGTCAGATGGCAGAGGCATTCGTAAACCATCTCTTTGGAGATAGTTTTATTGCAGAAAGTGCAGGTCTTGAACCTGGGATACTAAACCCTATTGTAGTAGAGGCCATGAAAGAAATAGGCATTGATATCTCAAAAAACAAAACCAAGAGTGTCTTTGATTTTTACAAAAAAGGCAATCTTTACAACTATGTCATAACAGTATGTGACGAATCAAGCGCTGAACAGTGCCCGTTGTTTCCTGGGATTACCAAGAGGATCCACTGGTCCTTTGAAGACCCGGCAAGTTTCACCGGAACTCATGAAGAAAGACTCATTAGAACCAGAGAGGTGCGGGACCAAATAAAAAAGAAGGTGGAAGAATTTTTTTCTAAAGAGACTTAA
- the mgtA gene encoding magnesium-translocating P-type ATPase has product MTRQLLNKFSNITKTHSHIYHSIKENEERLIRLCAIRIEDALNDLNTNLQGLDTKEAENRLDEFGPNELSHLKQLGFWADIYKRLKSPLVVQLLVIAIISTIIGEVKSTVIVTVMILLSVGLSYILDRRSNRAVEALGKRVQSRAFVIRDGKETEVKISEIVPGDIVLLQTGSVIPADLRIIWAKDFFVSESALTGESLPVEKTPGNGELKVNTAIELTNACFLGTSVTSGVARGVVIHTGHKTLFGAISERLTEERTETSFDHGIKSFTWLMIHFMFVMVCVVFFIVGMTKGNWLEALLFGLAIAVGLTPEMLPMIITVNLAKGALNMAKKKVIVKRLPSIQNFGAIDTLCTDKTGTLTQDKVVLERHVDILGHTSEDVLHYAYLNSYFQTGLRNLIDRAVIEYAEDLDAEQNCRIVDELPFDFQRRRMSVVVDYEGDHVLICKGAVEEIYASCNSYQIGEEIYPLIDMIRVDLFEEVERLNRDGFRVLGIAYREFPRTKTVFSVDDEKDLILLGYIAFFDPPKVSATEAIGLLQKIGVDVKVLTGDNGLVTEKVCRDVGIEVERLVAGSDLLNLSPEEFSKTIEENNVFVKLTPLQKEKIVEELRKKGHVVGFMGDGINDAPAMKAADVGISVDSAVDVAKESADIVLLEKSLLVLEEGIMEGRRIFANIIKYIRMGSSSNFGNMFSVVGASYLFPFLPMQPVQILMNNLLYDFSQTGIPMDNVDEELVAKPLKWNIVNIKRFMVFIGPISSIFDYATFALMWFFFKCSAFLDPATSMLEKGYLERLFQTGWFAESLLTQTLIVHIIRTKRIPFIESRASIQMAMTTIVIMAIGIWLPYSPFADYLGMVPLPATFWIWIAFFLAFYAILTSLAKNWFFKKYGGD; this is encoded by the coding sequence ATGACCAGACAATTGTTGAATAAATTCAGTAATATAACAAAGACCCATTCCCATATTTACCACAGCATTAAGGAAAATGAAGAAAGGTTGATAAGGCTCTGTGCAATCAGAATCGAAGATGCCTTAAATGACCTAAATACAAACCTGCAAGGTCTTGATACAAAAGAGGCAGAAAACCGTCTTGATGAATTTGGTCCTAATGAACTCTCTCATCTAAAACAGCTTGGGTTCTGGGCAGACATCTATAAACGACTTAAGAGCCCTTTGGTTGTCCAACTCCTTGTAATTGCTATTATCTCTACAATAATCGGAGAAGTCAAGTCAACGGTAATTGTAACAGTTATGATCCTATTAAGCGTTGGTCTATCTTATATTCTGGACAGACGCTCAAATAGGGCAGTAGAGGCATTGGGTAAGCGTGTCCAATCAAGGGCTTTTGTTATAAGGGATGGTAAGGAGACAGAAGTGAAGATCTCCGAGATAGTCCCAGGCGATATCGTGCTTCTGCAAACAGGTTCTGTAATACCTGCAGACCTGCGTATTATATGGGCAAAGGATTTTTTTGTAAGTGAGTCTGCCCTGACAGGGGAATCACTACCTGTAGAAAAGACACCGGGAAATGGTGAGTTAAAGGTCAATACAGCCATTGAACTGACAAACGCCTGTTTTCTTGGCACATCTGTTACAAGTGGTGTTGCCAGGGGAGTGGTGATACATACCGGACACAAGACACTGTTTGGGGCTATCTCAGAGAGGCTTACCGAAGAAAGGACAGAGACAAGCTTCGACCATGGCATTAAATCCTTTACATGGCTCATGATACACTTTATGTTTGTTATGGTCTGCGTGGTCTTCTTTATAGTTGGTATGACCAAAGGAAATTGGCTTGAAGCGCTTTTGTTCGGCTTAGCTATTGCAGTAGGGCTCACCCCTGAGATGCTCCCCATGATCATAACAGTCAATCTTGCAAAAGGCGCCCTTAATATGGCAAAGAAAAAGGTTATAGTAAAGAGATTACCCTCTATCCAAAATTTCGGCGCAATTGACACCCTATGCACTGACAAGACAGGAACCCTTACCCAAGATAAAGTAGTCCTTGAGCGGCATGTGGATATACTGGGGCACACCAGCGAGGATGTCCTTCATTATGCCTATCTCAATAGTTACTTTCAGACTGGTTTGAGAAACCTCATAGACAGGGCAGTGATCGAATATGCTGAAGACCTGGATGCAGAGCAGAATTGCCGTATTGTAGATGAATTGCCATTCGATTTTCAGAGAAGACGTATGTCCGTAGTAGTTGATTATGAAGGTGACCATGTCCTGATATGTAAAGGTGCTGTGGAAGAAATCTATGCAAGTTGTAATAGTTATCAGATAGGAGAGGAGATATACCCCCTTATTGACATGATAAGGGTTGACCTTTTTGAAGAGGTGGAGAGGCTCAATCGTGATGGCTTCAGGGTCCTTGGTATTGCATATCGTGAATTTCCAAGGACAAAAACGGTTTTCAGTGTTGACGATGAAAAAGATTTAATATTGCTGGGCTATATCGCCTTTTTCGACCCACCAAAGGTGTCTGCCACAGAGGCCATAGGACTTCTACAAAAAATAGGTGTGGATGTAAAGGTTCTTACAGGGGATAATGGGCTTGTTACAGAAAAGGTCTGTCGAGATGTGGGAATAGAGGTAGAAAGGCTTGTTGCAGGCTCAGATCTTTTAAATCTTTCTCCAGAGGAATTCTCCAAGACCATTGAAGAAAATAATGTATTTGTGAAACTCACACCTCTCCAGAAGGAAAAGATAGTTGAGGAACTAAGAAAGAAAGGGCACGTAGTAGGTTTCATGGGTGATGGTATAAATGATGCCCCTGCAATGAAGGCAGCGGATGTAGGTATATCTGTAGATTCTGCGGTGGATGTGGCAAAGGAATCTGCTGATATAGTCCTTCTCGAAAAAAGCCTCCTTGTCCTGGAAGAGGGTATAATGGAAGGGAGAAGGATATTTGCCAATATAATCAAATACATACGTATGGGTAGTAGCTCGAATTTCGGCAACATGTTCAGTGTGGTAGGGGCAAGCTATTTGTTCCCATTTCTTCCCATGCAGCCTGTCCAGATCCTTATGAACAACCTTCTCTATGATTTTTCACAAACAGGCATACCTATGGACAATGTGGACGAAGAGCTTGTTGCCAAGCCACTTAAATGGAATATTGTTAATATAAAGCGTTTTATGGTGTTTATTGGTCCTATAAGCTCCATATTCGATTACGCCACCTTTGCGCTCATGTGGTTCTTTTTTAAATGCAGTGCCTTTCTCGATCCAGCCACTTCCATGCTTGAAAAAGGATATCTTGAAAGGTTATTTCAGACAGGCTGGTTTGCCGAATCCCTTCTGACTCAAACCTTAATTGTCCATATTATAAGGACAAAAAGAATCCCTTTTATAGAGAGCAGGGCATCTATTCAGATGGCAATGACGACTATCGTGATCATGGCAATAGGTATATGGCTGCCATATTCACCGTTTGCAGATTATTTAGGAATGGTTCCTTTGCCTGCAACATTTTGGATATGGATAGCCTTTTTCCTTGCCTTTTATGCCATATTAACAAGCCTTGCAAAAAACTGGTTCTTTAAAAAATATGGAGGTGATTAA
- a CDS encoding PTS sugar transporter subunit IIA has protein sequence MDTLLDALQEGRLFELPENDKIHALQFLAHIIEAFPEIPPETDVVGLVMKREQTANTAIGKGWACPHARVPYDEDLMCVVGWSPTGIDYGAADGKPVSLIVMYLVPDNQRNHYLKEISILAKALQSYPELEKIPEVQDLDDVRRYLLDLIEVTKSNTGPDVRARMIRLQTKPSIDTTLMQDLSNIIVEPLSIVAGPRLRHIFLCQNPTLMEQLESTYGIIDKIDAEGICQAGGWRIIRRNAINYQGGFVMYECLAIKIAANSGHSK, from the coding sequence ATGGATACATTGCTTGATGCCCTTCAGGAAGGTAGGCTTTTTGAACTTCCAGAAAACGATAAGATTCATGCACTCCAGTTTCTGGCACATATCATAGAGGCATTTCCTGAGATACCTCCAGAGACAGACGTGGTAGGACTTGTAATGAAAAGGGAGCAGACTGCCAATACTGCCATAGGAAAGGGATGGGCCTGTCCCCATGCAAGGGTTCCCTATGATGAAGACCTTATGTGTGTAGTAGGATGGAGCCCAACAGGCATAGACTACGGAGCAGCAGATGGAAAGCCCGTGAGCCTTATTGTTATGTATCTGGTTCCAGACAATCAGAGAAATCATTATCTTAAGGAAATATCCATACTTGCAAAGGCCTTACAGTCATATCCTGAACTGGAAAAAATCCCTGAAGTCCAGGATCTGGATGATGTAAGACGCTATCTCCTTGACCTTATTGAGGTAACAAAAAGCAACACAGGCCCTGATGTAAGGGCAAGGATGATAAGACTCCAGACAAAGCCATCCATAGACACTACCCTTATGCAGGATTTATCCAATATTATTGTGGAGCCTTTATCTATTGTGGCAGGGCCCAGGCTAAGACACATTTTTCTCTGTCAGAATCCAACACTTATGGAACAGCTTGAATCTACTTATGGCATCATAGATAAAATCGATGCAGAAGGTATATGTCAGGCAGGAGGATGGCGAATAATTCGTAGAAACGCTATAAATTATCAGGGGGGCTTTGTCATGTATGAATGCCTTGCCATAAAGATTGCTGCAAATTCAGGCCATTCAAAATAA
- a CDS encoding Smr/MutS family protein: MKEDDDFYKPFAELKRFVEKNSIYLANTKIINENISFSEAMKGVKAIDRSNTRVVIKQNIKRSTRKNMEEPKAQLEKALDESYTFNVTNLPEYMEGYAEHVNPLTMEKLRNGEFSIQKTLDLHGHNKTEAQRLFEDFIKDAVRLQLNCVKVIHGRGLKSPGTPVLKQSLTKWIIRAMNRKWVLAFASCRMCDGGPGATYILLKKKPEKEKISLIG; this comes from the coding sequence ATGAAGGAAGATGATGATTTTTATAAACCCTTTGCCGAATTAAAGCGATTTGTTGAAAAAAACAGCATCTATCTGGCAAATACCAAAATAATAAATGAGAATATTTCTTTCTCTGAGGCAATGAAGGGTGTTAAGGCAATAGATAGGTCAAATACAAGGGTTGTAATTAAACAGAATATAAAAAGATCAACAAGAAAAAATATGGAAGAGCCTAAGGCACAGCTTGAAAAGGCCCTTGATGAAAGCTACACATTTAATGTAACAAATCTTCCAGAATATATGGAGGGTTATGCAGAACATGTAAACCCTTTGACTATGGAAAAACTCAGAAATGGAGAATTTTCTATCCAAAAAACCCTTGACCTTCATGGACATAATAAAACAGAGGCACAGAGGCTTTTTGAAGATTTTATAAAAGATGCGGTAAGATTACAGCTTAATTGCGTAAAGGTTATTCACGGAAGAGGCCTTAAATCTCCCGGAACACCGGTCCTCAAGCAGAGTCTCACAAAATGGATTATCAGGGCAATGAACAGAAAGTGGGTATTGGCATTTGCGAGTTGCAGGATGTGCGATGGAGGTCCAGGTGCAACATATATACTTCTGAAAAAAAAGCCTGAAAAGGAAAAAATTTCGTTAATTGGTTAG
- a CDS encoding transporter substrate-binding domain-containing protein, giving the protein MVFKKKCFKVIIIFSAIVLLFQSFIDTSFAVERLAHSKTQLIIRGDHNYPPYEFIDDNGEPQGFNIELIKAVAEVMGLNIKISLDKWNEVRTQLERGEIDMLAGMTYTKERDKLVDFSVHHSIISFDIFMRKEQSINSLDDAREKEIIVQEGGAMHDYLKKSNITTKIITVTDAPEALKILASGRHDCAILNKMQGHYFIDKFKITNIKAAGAHIMPQEYCFAVKEGNEYLLSDLNTGLNILKATNRYKEIYNKWLGIYEKKEDLLKYLKFFIFILLLLGTLFGLNLLWSYQLRKKIREKTKELRKSEERYRSIFENATEGIFQTTPDGRFIDANPALARLFGFNSPKDFMDYYKDIGRQQYHNPDDREIYKGILEKYGFIKGFETQLVDKNGKPFWVTINAHEVTDENGDTLYYEGTVVDITERKHREEQFKNLNQQLMQAQKMEAIGRLAGGIAHDFNNILTVIQGSCELALFDMKNLEKLKTRIEDIKKAANKAASLTRQLLAYSRRQVMEMKVININDLIINLEKMLKRLIGEDIVLTTFLQEDIGMIKADSQQIEQIIINLAINAKDAMPKGGKLIVETKNIYLDNDYAKNHPGVKSGLHTMLSISDTGTGMSDEIKEHIFEPFFTTKEKGKGTGLGLSTVYGIVKQTGGHIWVYSELNKGTTFKIYFPCVDEKAKDAKKEKAKEFEKPPGGNETILIIEDEDIVRESTGDMLNMLGFNVLKAGNGNDALSLCNSYRDPIHLILLDVVMPGLSGPKLFEEIKKTHPESKLLFMSGYTDDIIVHHGILVEGIEFIQKPFTVKEISKKIRGILDNINKEGKK; this is encoded by the coding sequence ATGGTGTTCAAAAAAAAATGTTTTAAGGTAATAATAATCTTCTCTGCCATAGTACTTTTATTCCAGTCTTTTATAGATACGTCTTTCGCCGTAGAAAGACTTGCCCACTCAAAAACCCAATTAATCATAAGAGGTGACCATAATTATCCACCCTATGAATTTATTGATGATAATGGTGAGCCTCAGGGATTTAATATAGAACTTATAAAGGCTGTGGCAGAGGTAATGGGGTTAAATATAAAGATAAGCCTCGACAAATGGAATGAGGTGAGAACCCAGCTTGAAAGAGGCGAGATTGACATGCTGGCAGGCATGACATACACTAAAGAACGAGATAAACTGGTAGATTTCTCTGTCCACCACTCTATTATATCCTTTGATATTTTTATGCGTAAAGAGCAATCTATAAATTCACTGGATGATGCCCGAGAAAAAGAGATAATTGTTCAAGAAGGCGGGGCAATGCACGACTATCTAAAAAAGAGTAACATTACAACAAAGATTATCACTGTCACAGATGCACCAGAGGCACTTAAAATACTTGCGTCAGGTAGGCATGACTGTGCCATACTGAACAAGATGCAAGGCCATTATTTTATAGATAAATTCAAGATTACCAACATAAAGGCAGCTGGTGCTCATATTATGCCTCAAGAATACTGTTTTGCAGTAAAAGAAGGCAATGAGTATCTATTATCAGATCTAAATACCGGGTTAAACATACTCAAGGCAACTAACAGATACAAAGAGATATATAATAAATGGTTGGGCATCTATGAAAAAAAGGAAGATCTGCTGAAATATTTGAAATTTTTTATATTTATTCTTCTTTTACTTGGCACACTATTTGGCCTTAACCTTCTTTGGTCCTATCAATTAAGGAAAAAAATAAGGGAGAAGACCAAAGAACTGAGAAAAAGCGAAGAAAGATATAGATCTATCTTTGAGAATGCCACAGAAGGTATATTTCAGACAACCCCTGATGGAAGGTTTATAGATGCAAATCCTGCACTGGCAAGGCTTTTTGGTTTCAATTCACCAAAGGATTTTATGGATTATTATAAAGATATAGGAAGACAGCAATACCATAACCCAGATGACAGAGAGATATATAAAGGTATCCTGGAAAAATATGGTTTTATAAAAGGATTCGAGACACAGCTTGTTGACAAAAATGGAAAACCTTTCTGGGTTACCATCAATGCCCATGAAGTAACAGATGAAAATGGCGATACCTTATATTATGAAGGGACAGTAGTGGATATAACAGAACGAAAACATAGGGAAGAACAATTCAAAAACCTTAATCAGCAACTTATGCAGGCTCAAAAGATGGAGGCAATAGGCAGACTTGCAGGTGGCATAGCCCATGATTTTAATAACATCCTTACGGTAATACAGGGTTCTTGTGAATTAGCCCTATTCGATATGAAAAACCTTGAAAAGCTTAAGACAAGGATAGAGGATATAAAAAAGGCGGCAAATAAGGCAGCTTCTCTTACAAGGCAGTTGCTTGCATATAGCAGAAGACAGGTTATGGAGATGAAGGTAATAAATATAAACGATCTCATAATCAATCTTGAAAAGATGCTAAAAAGGCTAATAGGAGAAGATATTGTGCTTACCACATTTCTTCAAGAAGATATAGGTATGATCAAGGCAGATTCCCAGCAGATAGAACAGATAATAATAAATCTCGCCATCAATGCAAAAGATGCCATGCCTAAAGGCGGAAAGCTCATAGTAGAGACAAAAAATATATATCTTGATAATGACTATGCAAAAAATCATCCTGGCGTAAAATCAGGCTTACATACAATGTTATCTATTAGTGATACAGGCACAGGTATGTCAGATGAGATAAAGGAGCACATTTTTGAGCCCTTTTTCACCACAAAAGAAAAAGGGAAGGGCACAGGGCTTGGGTTATCAACTGTATATGGTATAGTTAAACAGACCGGAGGGCATATATGGGTCTATTCAGAATTAAACAAAGGCACCACATTCAAGATATACTTCCCTTGTGTGGATGAGAAGGCAAAAGATGCTAAAAAAGAAAAGGCGAAAGAATTCGAAAAACCACCTGGCGGAAACGAGACAATACTCATTATAGAAGATGAAGACATTGTAAGGGAGTCAACCGGAGATATGTTAAATATGTTGGGATTTAACGTTCTAAAGGCAGGCAATGGCAATGATGCTTTATCATTGTGTAATAGTTATAGGGATCCAATACATCTTATTTTATTAGATGTTGTTATGCCAGGTTTAAGTGGACCAAAACTCTTTGAAGAGATAAAAAAGACACATCCTGAATCAAAACTTCTTTTTATGTCAGGTTATACTGATGATATCATTGTTCATCATGGCATACTTGTAGAAGGGATAGAATTTATCCAAAAACCCTTTACTGTGAAAGAGATATCTAAGAAAATAAGGGGCATCCTTGACAACATAAATAAAGAAGGGAAAAAATAA